In Phacochoerus africanus isolate WHEZ1 chromosome 1, ROS_Pafr_v1, whole genome shotgun sequence, the following are encoded in one genomic region:
- the LOC125111182 gene encoding olfactory receptor 5K3-like, translating to MTGDNQSLTVEFVLTGFADHPELRTILFIVFLVIYLITMVGNLGLVAVICTEHHLHTPMYIFLGNLALMDSCCSCAITPKMLQNFFSKNGLISLYECMAQWYFLCLAETADCFLLAAMAYDCYVAICNPLLYHSMMSNKLCIKMTTGAYIAGNLHSMIHVGFLFRLTFCRSHQINHFFCDVLPLYRLSCVDPYLNELMIFIFSGSVQIFSITIVIISYLFILFTIFTMKSNKGRGKALSTCASHFLSVSIFYGSLLFMYIRPNSVNEEDKDLPLAIFYTLVIPLLNPFIYSLRNKEVINVMKKMIEVITF from the coding sequence ATGACTGGGGATAACCAATCCTTGACAGTAGAGTTTGTGCTCACAGGATTTGCAGATCACCCAGAATTGAGAACCATTCTGTTTATCGTGTTCCTTGTAATCTATCTGATCACCATGGTGGGAAACCTTGGTCTGGTGGCAGTGATATGTACAGAGCATCATCTTCACACCCCGATGTACATCTTTCTGGGCAACCTCGCTCTGATGGATTCCTGTTGTTCCTGTGCCATTACCCCAAAGATGCTACAGAATTTCTTCTCTAAGAATGGACTAATTTCCCTCTATGAATGCATGGCACAGTGGTATTTCCTCTGCCTAGCTGAAACTGCAGACTGTTTTCTCTTGGCAGCAATGGCCTATGATTGCTACGTGGCTATCTGCAACCCACTGCTGTACCACAGCATGATGTCAAATAAACTCTGCATTAAGATGACCACAGGAGCCTACATAGCTGGTAACCTGCACTCCATGATTCATGTCGGATTTCTGTTTAGGTTAACTTTCTGTAGGTCTCATCAAATCAACCACTTCTTTTGTGATGTTCTTCCATTATACAGACTCTCCTGTGTTGACCCTTATCTCAATGAAttgatgatatttattttttctgggtCAGTTCAAATTTTCAGTATTACAATAGTTATAATCTCATACCTTTTCATCCTCTTCACAATTTTCACAATGAAATCCAACAAGGGAAGAGGCAAAGCTTTATCTACTTGTGCATCccactttctctctgtctcaATCTTCTATGGATCTCTTCTCTTCATGTACATTCGACCAAATTCAGTTAATGAAGAAGACAAAGATTTACCCCTTGCTATTTTTTATACTCTAGTTATTCCCTTATTAAATCCTTTCATTTATAGCCTAAGAAATAAGGAAGTAATCAAtgtcatgaaaaaaatgattgagGTCATAACATTCTGA